A window from Scleropages formosus chromosome 17, fSclFor1.1, whole genome shotgun sequence encodes these proteins:
- the arsk gene encoding arylsulfatase K isoform X1 has protein sequence MIMCWRLVVVVVVLCCSSTNHVVIWARNGTQQQAFRPNIVMVMSDAFDGRLTFRPGADVVQLPYIGYLRERGVVFLNAYTNSPICCPSRAAMWSGRFVHLTQSWNNFKCLDKNYTTWMDILQENGYRTKSFGKLDFTSGGHSVSNRVEAWTRDVPFLLRQEGRPVTDLTGDASTVRVMTKDWNTTDSAARWIRHTAASLSQPFALYLGLNLPHPYPTDSLGPNAGGSTFRSSPYWLKKVSRQLISLPKWLPVEEMHPVDYYSTFTKNCSSNFTEEEVRDIRAFYYAMCAEADAMLGEVVSALSDVGLLSTTLLMFTSDHGELAMEHRQFYKMSMFEGSSHVALLMAGLGMKAGLEVQQPVSLVDIYPTVLDLTGVPVPVGVSGHSLLPLMYQSSLSGDRVHPGWVLSEYHGCNANASTYMLRTGPWKYIAYDDGSSIPPQLFDLSSDEEELKNVAARLPRLCQQLDKALRSIVNYPSVSQAVHRYNRQQFGAWRDSLGENYSSTIASLRWHRDWRKDPRGYERAIDEWLGVSA, from the exons ATGATCATGTGCTGGCGGCtagtagttgttgttgttgttctttgcTGCTCGAGCACGAATCATGTGGTGATTTGGGCCAGGAACGGCACTCAGCAGCAGGCGTTCAGACCCAACATCGTGATGGTGATGTCCGATGCCTTT GATGGAAGGCTGACCTTTCGTCCTGGCGCTGACGTGGTACAGCTGCCGTACATCGGGTACCTGAGGGAGCGGGGGGTCGTCTTCCTCAACGCCTACACCAACTCCCCCATCTGCTGTCCGTCCAGAGCAG CTATGTGGAGTGGTCGCTTTGTACATCTGACTCAGTCATGGAATAATTTTAAGTGTCTGGATAAAAATTACACCACATGGATGGATATTCTACAGGAGAATGGATATCGCACCAAGAGCTTCGGAAAGCTGGATTTCACCTCTGGTGGCCATTCCGTTAG CAATCGCGTCGAGGCCTGGACTCGAGATGTGCCGTTCCTGCTTCGACAGGAGGGTCGTCCGGTGACTGACCTCACGGGCGACGCTTCCACCGTGCGGGTTATGACCAAAGACTGGAATACGACGGACAGCGCGGCCCGGTGGATCCGACACACTGCCGCATCGCTTtcccagccttttgccctgtacCTGGGTCTGAATCTGCCTCACCCCTACCCCACAGACTCGCTGGGGCCCAATGCTGGGGGCTCCACCTTTCGCTCCTCCCCCTACTGGCTGAAAAAG GTGTCACGTCAGCTCATTTCTCTTCCCAAATGGCTCCCCGTGGAAGAGATGCATCCTGTCGATTACTACTCCACCTTCACCAAGAACTGCAGCAGCAACTTCACGGAGGAGGAGGTTCGAGACATCCGAGCCTTCTACTATGCCATGTGCGCAGAGGCAGACGCCATGCTGG GTGAGGTTGTGTCTGCCCTGTCAGATGTCGGGCTTCTGTCCACTACGCTGTTAATGTTCACCTCTGACCATGGTGAGCTGGCTATGGAGCACAGGCAGTTCTACAAAATGTCCATGTTTGAGGGAAGCTCCCACGTTGCATTGCTCATGGCTGGTCTGGGAATGAAAGCTGGCCTGGAGGTACAGCAGCCCGTCTCGCTGGTGGACATCTACCCGACAGTCCTGG ATCTGACTGGAGTCCCTGTACCTGTGGGTGTCAGTGGTCATTCCCTCTTACCTCTGATGTACCAGAGCTCCTTATCTGGGGATAGGGTCCACCCAGGCTGGGTGCTCAGTGAGTACCATGGCTGTAATGCCAATGCGTCGACTTACATGCTGAGGACAGGACCATGGAAATACATTGCCTATGATGATGGGTCCAGTATCCCCCCACAGCTTTTTG ATCTGTCCAGTGATGAAGAGGAGCTGAAAAACGTGGCAGCCCGGCTCCCCCGGCTGTGCCAGCAGCTGGACAAAGCGCTGCGTTCCATCGTGAACTATCCCAGCGTTTCCCAGGCCGTGCATCGCTACAACAGGCAGCAGTTCGGCGCGTGGAGGGACAGTCTTGGGGAGAACTACAGCAGCACCATTGCTAGTCTGCGGTGGCATCGAGACTGGCGCAAGGACCCAAGAGGCTATGAGAGAGCCATTGACGAGTGGCTGGGTGTGTCTGCATAg
- the arsk gene encoding arylsulfatase K isoform X2 gives MKVLCQCGAAAVYTYSDGRLTFRPGADVVQLPYIGYLRERGVVFLNAYTNSPICCPSRAAMWSGRFVHLTQSWNNFKCLDKNYTTWMDILQENGYRTKSFGKLDFTSGGHSVSNRVEAWTRDVPFLLRQEGRPVTDLTGDASTVRVMTKDWNTTDSAARWIRHTAASLSQPFALYLGLNLPHPYPTDSLGPNAGGSTFRSSPYWLKKVSRQLISLPKWLPVEEMHPVDYYSTFTKNCSSNFTEEEVRDIRAFYYAMCAEADAMLGEVVSALSDVGLLSTTLLMFTSDHGELAMEHRQFYKMSMFEGSSHVALLMAGLGMKAGLEVQQPVSLVDIYPTVLDLTGVPVPVGVSGHSLLPLMYQSSLSGDRVHPGWVLSEYHGCNANASTYMLRTGPWKYIAYDDGSSIPPQLFDLSSDEEELKNVAARLPRLCQQLDKALRSIVNYPSVSQAVHRYNRQQFGAWRDSLGENYSSTIASLRWHRDWRKDPRGYERAIDEWLGVSA, from the exons aTGAAGGTTCTCTGCCagtgtggagcagctgctgttTACACGTACAGC GATGGAAGGCTGACCTTTCGTCCTGGCGCTGACGTGGTACAGCTGCCGTACATCGGGTACCTGAGGGAGCGGGGGGTCGTCTTCCTCAACGCCTACACCAACTCCCCCATCTGCTGTCCGTCCAGAGCAG CTATGTGGAGTGGTCGCTTTGTACATCTGACTCAGTCATGGAATAATTTTAAGTGTCTGGATAAAAATTACACCACATGGATGGATATTCTACAGGAGAATGGATATCGCACCAAGAGCTTCGGAAAGCTGGATTTCACCTCTGGTGGCCATTCCGTTAG CAATCGCGTCGAGGCCTGGACTCGAGATGTGCCGTTCCTGCTTCGACAGGAGGGTCGTCCGGTGACTGACCTCACGGGCGACGCTTCCACCGTGCGGGTTATGACCAAAGACTGGAATACGACGGACAGCGCGGCCCGGTGGATCCGACACACTGCCGCATCGCTTtcccagccttttgccctgtacCTGGGTCTGAATCTGCCTCACCCCTACCCCACAGACTCGCTGGGGCCCAATGCTGGGGGCTCCACCTTTCGCTCCTCCCCCTACTGGCTGAAAAAG GTGTCACGTCAGCTCATTTCTCTTCCCAAATGGCTCCCCGTGGAAGAGATGCATCCTGTCGATTACTACTCCACCTTCACCAAGAACTGCAGCAGCAACTTCACGGAGGAGGAGGTTCGAGACATCCGAGCCTTCTACTATGCCATGTGCGCAGAGGCAGACGCCATGCTGG GTGAGGTTGTGTCTGCCCTGTCAGATGTCGGGCTTCTGTCCACTACGCTGTTAATGTTCACCTCTGACCATGGTGAGCTGGCTATGGAGCACAGGCAGTTCTACAAAATGTCCATGTTTGAGGGAAGCTCCCACGTTGCATTGCTCATGGCTGGTCTGGGAATGAAAGCTGGCCTGGAGGTACAGCAGCCCGTCTCGCTGGTGGACATCTACCCGACAGTCCTGG ATCTGACTGGAGTCCCTGTACCTGTGGGTGTCAGTGGTCATTCCCTCTTACCTCTGATGTACCAGAGCTCCTTATCTGGGGATAGGGTCCACCCAGGCTGGGTGCTCAGTGAGTACCATGGCTGTAATGCCAATGCGTCGACTTACATGCTGAGGACAGGACCATGGAAATACATTGCCTATGATGATGGGTCCAGTATCCCCCCACAGCTTTTTG ATCTGTCCAGTGATGAAGAGGAGCTGAAAAACGTGGCAGCCCGGCTCCCCCGGCTGTGCCAGCAGCTGGACAAAGCGCTGCGTTCCATCGTGAACTATCCCAGCGTTTCCCAGGCCGTGCATCGCTACAACAGGCAGCAGTTCGGCGCGTGGAGGGACAGTCTTGGGGAGAACTACAGCAGCACCATTGCTAGTCTGCGGTGGCATCGAGACTGGCGCAAGGACCCAAGAGGCTATGAGAGAGCCATTGACGAGTGGCTGGGTGTGTCTGCATAg
- the nol6 gene encoding nucleolar protein 6, translating into MTMKRKAKKLPASKSAEEVENSDPSSHGEEEEDEEELPTPSKATKTEDHASEESVPRPQKLSKGELYKPPTAEELHQLKEAESLFHCNLLKMQMEELLKEVVLSERRKRLVDSFIMKIKALLQNVPQTREVELNDHSWISEGVKVPFLWVPKTTKGKFHMAPPASVSLVGSYPLGTCTKPSVSVDLSVIMPPAVLHPKDVLNQRYPRKRALYLAGLAQHLRSSPEIGTLRYSCLHGNRLRPLLLLTPPGKDSNSLTVKIHVYPPPGFFKPSLFHPKRNNVRTHWYTGLEAPQPDAVGPPTPHYNSSLLGDVLPKAHLQFLSAISAQCSAFGEAVALLKVWLRQRQLDRGAGCFSGFVGSMLVAYLLSSHRVSNSMTAYQLLRNSLHFLASTDLTKNGITLAKNPDSKAPTLHEFHSTFQVVFVDPSGYLNLCADMTANTYKQVQNEASLSLQFWDDPTVDGFQALLMTPKPLIRTCDHVFQLHGLVKLQASCKKLNLLGELMDHGGDYVLTALPFILSLLQLGLGKRIHLLTHSLTADPEWSVDSEPPKHKDQTPLSFGLLLNPEHSSSVLERGPPADSPEAAEFRQLWGPRAELRRFQDGAITEAVLWGGSSACQKRLVPREIITHLLQLHADIPESCVRYVGGLFDDVIKIGRRSCSTGEEESLKVVQSFDDLSRKLWQLEDLPLSITSVQAAHPALRYTQVFPPVPQKLDYSFFEQDKQSRALVPHKDKPCPVFIPPLQVICHMEGSGKWPHERLAIRHVKAAFHIRLGELLRKQHMYTCSTTPTHVDVYKDGLIFRIQVAYHREPQVLRESIGPDGLLRYRDNEEAQALEMETLHRPYLTSTLHGLQQQHPSFGVTCRLAKRWLAAQLFSDEVDEDAADLLVASLFLQPVPFTPPSSPQVGFLRFLHLLSSFDWKNCPLVVNFNSQLTASDYVEIKNNFIASRESLPVMFIATPKDKKVSIWTKQGPSVQMLQRLIVVASESLRVLEAQLLDPSQNQDVRVALRPPLDMYDVLIHLNPKYVPLLDQAVDPPHITFSRGTVPGSAPSTRGLLPVIDFNPVSLYLAELRDAFGHLALFFCDPYGGTVIAVLWKPQAFKAQPFKTSQMSARCVEVSGDEAHSLPNVEAILEDFRIMGDALVRKVEPRMENWVV; encoded by the exons ATGACGATGAAGAGAAAGGCCAAGAAACTACCTGCCTCGAAATCAGCGGAAGAG GTGGAGAATTCAGACCCATCATCACACggtgaggaagaagaggatgaggaggagctcCCGACACCGTCGAAGGCGACGAAGACGGAAGATCATGCTTCGGAGGAATCGGTCCCGCGTCCCCAGAAGCTCTCCAAGGGGGAGTTGTACAAACCCCCGACTGCTGAGGAGCTGCACCAGCTCAAGGAGGCTGAGAGCCTGTTCCACTGCAATCTGCTGAAGATGCAG ATGGAGGAGCTGTTGAAAGAAGTGGTCTTGAGCGAACGCAGGAAACGTTTGGTGGACTCTTTCATAATGAAGATCAAAGCGTTGCTTCAAAATGTTCCGCAGACCCGTGAGGTGGAG CTGAATGACCATTCTTGGATTTCCGAGGGGGTCAAGGTACCATTTCTCTGGGTCCCAAAGACCACCAAGGGCAAGTTTCACATGGCACCCCCCGCCTCTGTTTCCCTGGTGGGTAGTTACCCACTGGGCACCTGCACGAAACCGTCGGTATCTGTGGATCTTTCCGTCATCATGCCTCCT GCTGTCCTGCACCCTAAGGATGTCTTGAACCAGAGGTACCCACGGAAAAGAGCTCTCTACCTGGCAGGCTTGGCACAGCACCTCAGGTCATCTCCTGAAATCGGAACGCTGCGCTACTCCTGTCTGCATGGCAACCGCCTCCGGCCCCTTTTACTGCTGACACCTCCAG GAAAAGACTCCAACTCCCTCACTGTGAAGATCCATGTTTACCCCCCACCGGGATTCTTCAAGCCCAGCCTTTTCCACCCGAAAAGGAACAACGTCCGGACGCACTGGTACACGGGCCTAGAGGCTCCACAGCCTG ATGCAGTTGGGCCACCAACGCCTCACTACAACAGCTCCCTTCTGGGAGACGTCTTGCCAAAGGCACATCTGCAGTTTCTGTCTGCCATATCTGCGCAGTGCAGCGCCTTTGGTGAAGCTGTGGCCCTGCTCAAAGTATGGCTCAGGCAGAGACAGCTGGATCGG GGTGCAGGGTGTTTCAGTGGGTTTGTGGGCTCCATGCTGGTGGCCTACCTTCTCTCCTCGCACAGAGTCAGCAACAGCATGACTGCCTATCAGCTGCTTAGGAACTCCCTGCATTTTTTAG CCTCCACTGACCTCACGAAGAATGGGATCACTCTGGCAAAGAACCCAGATTCAAAGGCG CCTACGCTCCATGAGTTCCACAGCACCTTCCAAGTGGTCTTTGTGGATCCCTCCGGGTACCTTAACCTCTGTGCAGACATGACAGCTAACACTTACAAACAG GTTCAGAATGAGGCTTCGCTGTCCCTGCAGTTCTGGGATGACCCCACAGTAGATGGCTTCCAGGCCCTTTTGATGACTCCCAAACCCCTCATCAGAACTTGTGACCATGTCTTCCA gcTTCATGGGCTGGTCAAGCTACAGGCCTCCTGCAAGAAGCTCAACCTCCTTGGTGAACTGATGGACCACGGTGGAGACTATGTGCTCACAGCACTGCCCTTCATTCTCTCCCTTTTACAACTGGGACTGGGAAAAAGGATCCATCTGCTGACGCATTCCTTGACGGCTGACCCGGAG TGGTCTGTGGACAGCGAACCCCCCAAACACAAGGACCAGACACCGTTGTCCTTTGGCCTCTTGCTGAACCCTGAGCATTCGTCCTCTGTGCTAGAGAGGGGTCCCCCAGCGGACAGTCCCGAG GCGGCAGAGTTCAGGCAGCTGTGGGGTCCTCGGGCGGAGCTGCGGCGCTTTCAAGATGGTGCCATCACCGAGGCCGTGCTGTGGGGGGGCTCGTCTGCCTGCCAAAAAAGGCTGGTTCCCCGCGAGATCATCACACATCTGCTTCAGCT TCACGCTGATATTCCAGAGTCCTGCGTGCGATACGTTGGAGGGCTTTTTGACGATGTCATCAAAATTGGGCGGAGG TCTTGCAGcaccggagaggaggaaagCCTGAAGGTGGTGCAGTCCTTTGACGACCTGAGTCGCAAGCTATGGCAGTTGGAGGATCTGCCTCTGTCCATCACCTCCGTGCAGGCTGCCCACCCGGCCCTGAGATACACGCAG GTGTTTCCTCCGGTCCCTCAGAAGCTCGACTACTCGTTTTTCGAACAAGACAAGCAGTCAAGGGCGCTAGTGCCACACAAGGACAAGCCGTGCCCCGTATTCATCCCCCCTCTACAAG TGATCTGCCACATGGAGGGCAGCGGGAAGTGGCCCCACGAGCGGCTGGCCATCCGCCACGTCAAGGCCGCCTTCCACATCCGCCTTGGGGAGCTGCTCAGGAAGCAGCACATGTACACTTGCAGTACCACTCCTACGCACGTGGACGTCTACAAG GATGGCCTCATATTCCGTATTCAGGTGGCCTATCACCGGGAGCCCCAGGTCCTGAGGGAAAGCATTGGCCCTGATGGGTTGCTGCGTTACCGTGATAACGAAGAGGCTCAGGCTCTAGAAATGGAAACCCTTCACAGGCCCTACCTCACCAGCACGCTTCATGG GCTCCAGCAACAACACCCGTCCTTTGGAGTGACGTGTCGGCTGGCCAAGCGGTGGCTGGCAGCCCAGCTATTCAGTGATGAGGTCGACGAGGATGCAGCTGACCTCCTTGTCGCTTCGCTCTTCCTACAGCCCGTTCCATTCACTCCTCCCAG CTCCCCTCAGGTTGGCTTCCTGCGCTTCCTCCACCTGCTCTCCTCCTTTGACTGGAAGAACTGTCCTTTAGTGGTCAACTTCAACAGCCAGCTCACGG CTTCAGACTATGTCGAGATAAAGAACAATTTCATTGCATCCCGAGAGAGTCTGCCTGTCATGTTTATCGCCACGCCAAAGGACAAGAAGGTCTCCATTTGGACCAAGCAGGGGCCATCAGTGCAG ATGCTGCAGCGACTTATTGTCGTGGCTTCAGAGAGCCTGCGAGTCCTGGAGGCACAGCTGCTGGACCCGAGTCAGAACCAAGATGTTCGG GTGGCCCTGCGGCCCCCGCTGGACATGTATGATGTGCTGATTCACCTGAACCCCAAGTACGTGCCGCTGCTGGACCAGGCCGTCGACCCACCTCACATCACGTTTAGCAGGGGCACCGTGCCTGGTTCTGCACCCAGCACCAGAGGGCTCCTCCCCGTCATCGACTTTAACCCGGTCAGCCTGTACCTGGCTGAGCTTCGG GATGCATTTGGACACTTGGCGCTGTTTTTCTGCGACCCCTACGGTGGTACGGTCATTGCAGTGCTGTGGAAACCACAAGCCTTCAAAGCACAGCCTTTCAAG ACCTCACAGATGAGTGCTCGCTGCGTGGAGGTGAGTGGAGACGAGGCTCACAGCCTTCCCAATGTGGAGGCCATCCTGGAGGACTTCCGTATCATGGGGGACGCTCTCGTCAGGAAGGTAGAGCCAAGGATGGAGAACTGGGTGGTCTGA